ACCCCAGGTATTCagatttttcagaggaggaaacttaaATTCAACCTAAATTACCTTTCCCCAAATGAGTTTCCCtcattttactaaatatttcaaagaattatttaatttaatatcattaatattaatatttattaatattaatatttaatatcattTACCAAGAACCTGCAAGCCCTCTAATAATGTCTTGTCACCACCACCATCTAGATAGTTATACATTCTAGTTCATGcacaattttaaatatatgaaatgttttataatacaCACACCTCCTTTTTCTGGCAAACACATTTGAggtagaaattctaaaaagaatGAGCTGGTCATTATTCTACAATAAAGTGTGAAAGGAGAATATAgtctagaaaatttaaaaatactaaaatgcaATTTCttaccaaaaacaaaagaaccaCTAAATCTTGAATCTTAAGAATCAGTTAATAGTGGACATTTTTTAAGAAGCACATATTCCTGAAATCATAAGATAGAGattttttccacttaaaaaattttttgaacaaTACCTTGATCGGAACACAGTTTAAGAGTGACAAAATTGTATAAGGTGTGACTTTttcactaaaatttttaaaactcagtAGACTTCACATATGtctatagatgtatagatatatagacatcTGTGTATGCTTTTGTAACTTGCACACATGACTATATAGACATAAAGCTagatgtatacatattatatatatatattatagacatagatatagatatagaaaaagatttagatatagatatgacTATAAAGATAccaatatagatagataaatagatagaaagataagatagaaattgaaatagatacacatgtagaaaaatattcaggtTGCAAGAGGTCATTTGTTAATTGACATATTTCAAGTATAAATCTTACaatatgattatttataaaaGGGAGGGCAAATGAGTGCCAGTATTGGTATGAAAGTTCTACTCAGAATGAAAAGAAGTAAAGAGTAGTACCATTCTGATAACATGAGAAGATTGGAGAAAGAATtctaatatagaaaataatacCATAGGCAATGGAAGATAGACTGAAATGGACAGATGAGTAATATGTTAAATCTAGAAGGAATATTTCTGATCATAACATCCAACCTTCTCTTctttgaagaaagggaaaataaaatcatagaaggAAACTCATCAGCtggttttcaattcattttttatgcAGGAGAAGAAAGACAAGATGACAGGGAACAATCTTACAGCTGTGGTGGAATTCATTCTCCTGGGATTTTCTGATCTCCCCAAACTCCAAGGGTttctttttgggattttcttaatcATGTATCTGAGTATACTGATAGGGAATGGACTCCTCATTGTCATAACCATGATTGACCCAGGTCTCCAAACacccatgtattttttccttggGAACTTTTCCTTCTTGGAAATTTGTTACACATCAGTCACTCTCCCCAGAATGTTGACAGATCTCTGGACTCAGAAGAGAACTATTTCATTCCTAGCTTGTGCTGTACAAACTTTCTTCCTCTATATTTTGGGAGTGGCAGAGTGCTTGCTCCTGGCTGTGATGGCTTATGATCGCTATGTGGCCATTTGTAAGCCTCTTTACTATCCTCTCATCATGAATCACAAGGTATGTGTCCAACTTGTTGTGGCATCCTGGATTATTGGGGTCCCAATACTGGTAGAGGAGACATATCAGATTTTCCGTTTGAATTTTTGTGGTCCTAACAAACTTAATCATATTTTCTGTGATGCGCCACCTTTACTGGAGTTGGCTTGTGGGGACACATATAAAACAGAGGTCTCTGTCCATGTTGCTGCATTGGCATTTGTCATAACTCCCTTTCTGTTGATACTCATATCCTATGTCAAAATCATAGCCACCATCCTAAGGTTGCCTTCGACCTCAGGGAGATCCAAAGCCTTTTCCACTTGTTCCTCCCACCTCATGGTTGTGGGTTTATTCTATGGGTCAGGAAGTATTGTGTATTTACGACCAAAGTCCACTCATTCTACAGGATCTGTTAAAGTGTTTGCTCTTTTCTATACTACTGTGACACCCATGTTTAATCCTTTGATATACAGTCTGAGAAATAAGGATGTCATTAGTGCactgagaaaattatttcctaagtGAATCAGTTCATAGAACCATGAAAAccataaatattctttttcctttattttgtttcataattctgagaaaaatatacacatagtTCATTTTGATTGTAACGAATATGTACATCAGTGAGAGCCAATCAAGTAACTCTTTTGGTAAATACAAGATACCTGCCtaaaatttccaatttcttttacTAGATTGTGACCAAACTGAAAAAGCTATTACTTAAATAATGACATATATCAAATGACATTCTATTGCATATAATAagattatttctagtattttcctAATATGATTTCAAAAACAAAGATTAATGTAATTGTACTTGGggaggagaaacagagagagagtgagacagatacagatacagagagagtgagacagagaggcagacaaACAGtaaaacagagaatgagagaTTTAGACAGATATatgtacagaaaaaaaagagaggaattgGATAGAAAAGTGTATAGACACTGAAAAGGAAACAGTCATAGAAAGATTAATTTGTTCATTAAAGTA
The Macrotis lagotis isolate mMagLag1 chromosome 3, bilby.v1.9.chrom.fasta, whole genome shotgun sequence genome window above contains:
- the LOC141516858 gene encoding olfactory receptor 10AG1-like, whose protein sequence is MTGNNLTAVVEFILLGFSDLPKLQGFLFGIFLIMYLSILIGNGLLIVITMIDPGLQTPMYFFLGNFSFLEICYTSVTLPRMLTDLWTQKRTISFLACAVQTFFLYILGVAECLLLAVMAYDRYVAICKPLYYPLIMNHKVCVQLVVASWIIGVPILVEETYQIFRLNFCGPNKLNHIFCDAPPLLELACGDTYKTEVSVHVAALAFVITPFLLILISYVKIIATILRLPSTSGRSKAFSTCSSHLMVVGLFYGSGSIVYLRPKSTHSTGSVKVFALFYTTVTPMFNPLIYSLRNKDVISALRKLFPK